A region of Elusimicrobiota bacterium DNA encodes the following proteins:
- the dnaG gene encoding DNA primase produces MGVSRETLERIKTALDPLAVIQEAVPSLKQSGSRWKGNCPFHNERTPSFYFQPDKGLWHCFGACQEGGDILTFVMKLEGLSFPEALRELARRTGVVLDWDKNDDAASRRAKDRDLLLVLLEEAAGFYRDSLRTSAEAEPARRHLSQRAIRPETVNQFRLGYAPRREGFLDVALKKGVPIERLLSAGLAARSDRTGRYQDPLSGRLIFPIHDPYGQVVAFGGRVLEEEAGPKYINSPETPVYTKGRHLYGLYEGRAVLRERARAVVVEGYMDVIGLHQAGMGAAVAPLGTALTPDQARLIRRYAQEAVLLFDPDPAGQNASWRSAAVFLKEDVFVRVAQVPEGLDPDEFVQSRGLGALEELLTKAQDVVDFWLDRLAPDLAGFSDLHGRLRKAEELLRFLAGVPNELLREEWIKRTATRLSLDTAALHREMARQGAKSGTGARPPAENAAAPARPKGPDIRTAEEEVLQILGGVSSVWEGVDISDALFADTRCRAVFRHWRDQWKAHRSIDPAAAVEALGAADGPWLTALLLEGKKFDDPREDLARSVKSLELSVQRRERAALEREVLDMLEGRRTRDEVKILRYQTLTRLLRAATPGGAGSSDR; encoded by the coding sequence GTGGGCGTTTCGCGCGAAACGTTGGAGCGCATCAAGACCGCGCTCGACCCCCTGGCCGTTATCCAGGAGGCCGTGCCGAGCTTGAAGCAATCCGGGTCCCGCTGGAAGGGTAATTGTCCGTTTCACAATGAGCGGACGCCTTCCTTCTATTTCCAACCGGACAAGGGGCTCTGGCATTGTTTCGGCGCGTGCCAGGAGGGCGGGGACATCCTCACCTTCGTGATGAAGCTGGAAGGGCTTTCCTTTCCGGAAGCTCTGCGGGAACTTGCCCGGCGTACTGGCGTTGTGTTGGATTGGGACAAGAACGACGACGCCGCGAGCCGCCGGGCCAAGGATCGGGACCTGCTCTTGGTCCTACTGGAAGAGGCGGCGGGGTTTTATCGGGACAGCCTGCGCACGTCTGCCGAGGCGGAGCCGGCGCGGCGGCATTTGAGCCAGCGCGCGATTCGGCCCGAGACGGTGAACCAGTTCCGGCTTGGGTATGCGCCGCGGCGGGAAGGGTTTTTGGACGTGGCCCTCAAGAAGGGCGTTCCCATCGAGCGGCTGCTGTCGGCCGGTTTGGCCGCGCGGTCGGACCGCACCGGGCGGTATCAGGATCCCCTGTCCGGTCGATTGATCTTTCCGATTCATGATCCGTATGGTCAAGTGGTGGCTTTCGGCGGCCGTGTGTTGGAAGAGGAGGCGGGGCCGAAATACATCAATTCGCCGGAGACCCCCGTCTACACCAAGGGCCGGCACCTTTACGGTCTCTATGAGGGGCGGGCGGTGTTGCGGGAACGGGCCCGGGCGGTGGTGGTGGAAGGCTACATGGACGTGATCGGTTTGCATCAGGCCGGGATGGGCGCGGCGGTGGCGCCCCTCGGGACGGCGCTGACGCCGGACCAGGCGCGGTTGATTCGTCGGTACGCCCAGGAAGCGGTTTTGCTTTTCGACCCCGATCCGGCGGGGCAAAACGCCAGTTGGCGGAGTGCGGCGGTTTTTTTGAAAGAGGACGTGTTCGTCCGCGTGGCCCAGGTGCCGGAAGGGTTGGACCCGGACGAGTTTGTTCAATCCCGCGGGTTGGGCGCCCTGGAAGAACTTTTGACGAAGGCCCAGGACGTGGTGGATTTTTGGCTGGACCGGTTGGCCCCGGACCTCGCCGGGTTCAGCGATTTGCATGGGCGCCTTCGGAAGGCCGAAGAGTTGTTGCGGTTTTTGGCCGGCGTGCCGAACGAATTGCTTCGGGAAGAATGGATCAAGCGAACCGCGACCCGGCTTTCTTTGGACACGGCCGCGCTTCACCGGGAGATGGCTCGCCAAGGAGCCAAGTCGGGAACCGGGGCGCGGCCTCCGGCGGAGAATGCGGCGGCGCCCGCCCGGCCGAAAGGGCCCGACATTCGGACGGCAGAAGAAGAAGTCCTTCAGATTTTGGGCGGCGTGAGTTCGGTTTGGGAAGGCGTGGACATCTCCGACGCTCTTTTCGCCGACACCCGGTGCCGGGCGGTGTTTCGGCACTGGCGAGACCAATGGAAGGCCCACCGGTCCATCGATCCGGCCGCGGCCGTGGAGGCCTTGGGAGCGGCGGACGGGCCCTGGCTGACGGCGCTCTTGTTGGAAGGGAAGAAATTCGACGACCCGCGGGAGGATTTGGCCCGGAGCGTGAAAAGTTTGGAGTTGTCGGTTCAGCGGCGCGAACGCGCCGCGCTGGAACGCGAGGTTCTGGATATGTTGGAAGGACGTCGGACCCGCGACGAAGTTAAAATTTTGCGGTATCAAACCCTCACCCGGCTCCTGCGGGCGGCAACGCCCGGGGGCGCGGGTTCATCGGACCGGTGA
- a CDS encoding response regulator: MTILIADDDRYAQKALETLLSVEGFRVITAQDGQEALERIQESAPDLCIIDFDMPRLNGLETCRRIKNQHETRLLPVIMVTGLLPENEKVRALEAGCDDFLPKPYEQDALLTRVRSLLRIKTLTDELEDAEAILMTLVRTIEAKDRYTLGHADRVGRYAVMLGRALGCNAFELETLRKGGMLHDIGKLGIPDAILQKAGPLDDAEWEIMRKHAVVGGEICQRLKSLEGILPIIRHHHECLDGTGYPSGFKAAQIPKLVRIVNVVDIYDALTSRRSYKEAYSIDKTFQTLWEEVERGWWDGDIVQVWEEIVRREGAG, translated from the coding sequence TTGACCATCCTGATCGCTGACGATGACCGTTACGCCCAGAAGGCTCTGGAAACGTTGTTGAGCGTCGAGGGGTTTCGGGTGATCACCGCTCAGGACGGTCAGGAAGCGCTCGAGCGGATTCAGGAATCCGCCCCCGATCTTTGCATCATCGATTTCGACATGCCCCGCTTGAACGGTCTTGAAACTTGCCGACGAATTAAGAACCAGCACGAAACCCGCCTCCTGCCCGTCATCATGGTGACCGGTCTTCTCCCCGAGAACGAGAAGGTTCGCGCCCTCGAAGCCGGGTGCGACGATTTTCTTCCCAAACCCTACGAGCAGGACGCGCTTTTGACACGGGTCCGGTCCTTGTTGAGAATCAAAACCTTGACCGATGAACTGGAGGACGCCGAAGCGATCCTGATGACTCTCGTCCGCACCATCGAGGCCAAGGACCGCTATACCCTGGGCCACGCCGACCGGGTGGGCCGCTACGCCGTCATGCTGGGCCGGGCTTTGGGGTGCAACGCCTTTGAGTTGGAAACGCTCCGGAAGGGCGGCATGCTTCACGACATCGGCAAGCTCGGAATCCCGGACGCGATTCTCCAAAAGGCCGGACCGCTGGACGACGCGGAATGGGAAATCATGCGCAAACACGCGGTGGTCGGCGGTGAGATCTGCCAGCGGTTGAAAAGTTTGGAAGGGATCCTTCCCATCATCCGCCACCACCACGAGTGTTTGGACGGGACCGGGTATCCCAGCGGGTTCAAGGCCGCTCAAATTCCCAAGTTGGTTCGCATCGTGAACGTGGTGGACATCTACGACGCCCTCACCTCGCGCCGGAGCTACAAAGAGGCCTATTCCATCGACAAAACCTTCCAGACCTTGTGGGAAGAAGTGGAGCGTGGCTGGTGGGACGGAGACATCGTACAGGTTTGGGAAGAGATCGTGAGACGGGAGGGCGCGGGATAG
- a CDS encoding glycosyltransferase family 39 protein — translation MKLKVPPLVWIFLLPIVLGAPFVGRAYFVDDHYHMLMAIGTLDHPLRPYDFKADDDGVDHAGWERGQPPRMVNPPLHHYLLGLFWKLGGGRLWVVRLLCLLLSGGAAVFIYRLAARLNFPPVPVTVLSVLTPAFWLTSYALMIDATLLFFFLGALWAWVEGLRRRSTGWLIVSGLAMGLTLLTKYTGAMLLPVAALYWWTDRESGRRWTPWLTFLLPLAIFALWSGWNVATYGAVHLTESSKRVMQTFTWGHVLIFLTFLSGVFLLPLVGWVEVGNRRKTLLAILAALLLAFFLEGPRGGFSRFESLTLAALSVGGALFLWAVIKVLRGVRHPSDFFLFGWLAIGTVQMVYVMQWVAARYYLTLLVPVVFLSYRLWQERFSFSPVRLTRRWGGAAVTLFLFSLGLGAGDYFQAETSRLIARDATRDGLLSTGRRGFFLGDSFTSSYLKTVGWRPAFKDTHMVPGDLVLQQEVIMPPWWYRAETHRRRPLAVYEYTSRWPLRVMDNKGSAGFYASAWGALPFTFTRGPLERYTLYEILPETPR, via the coding sequence GTGAAACTCAAAGTCCCGCCCCTGGTTTGGATTTTCCTCCTCCCCATCGTTCTGGGCGCGCCTTTCGTGGGGCGGGCCTATTTCGTCGACGACCACTATCACATGCTGATGGCCATCGGAACCTTGGATCATCCTCTCCGGCCCTACGATTTCAAAGCGGACGACGACGGGGTCGATCATGCGGGATGGGAACGCGGCCAGCCGCCCCGCATGGTCAACCCCCCCTTGCACCATTACCTTCTGGGCCTGTTCTGGAAGCTGGGCGGGGGGCGGCTGTGGGTGGTGCGGCTTCTCTGTCTTTTACTATCGGGGGGGGCCGCGGTCTTCATTTACCGGCTGGCGGCCCGGCTTAATTTCCCCCCCGTTCCGGTGACCGTTCTGTCTGTCCTCACCCCCGCCTTTTGGCTCACGTCCTATGCGCTCATGATCGATGCCACCCTCCTCTTCTTTTTCCTGGGGGCGCTTTGGGCCTGGGTGGAGGGTCTCCGTCGGCGTTCGACCGGATGGCTGATCGTGTCGGGGCTTGCCATGGGGCTCACTCTCCTCACCAAATACACGGGCGCGATGCTTCTTCCGGTCGCCGCTCTTTATTGGTGGACCGATCGCGAGAGCGGCCGCCGTTGGACCCCTTGGCTGACGTTCCTTTTGCCCCTGGCGATATTCGCCCTCTGGAGCGGGTGGAACGTGGCCACCTACGGCGCCGTCCATCTCACCGAATCGTCTAAAAGGGTGATGCAAACCTTCACTTGGGGACACGTCTTGATTTTTCTCACGTTTTTGAGCGGGGTCTTTCTTCTCCCGCTGGTGGGTTGGGTGGAAGTGGGGAATAGGCGGAAAACGCTTTTGGCTATTTTGGCCGCGCTCCTCCTGGCCTTTTTTCTGGAGGGGCCCCGCGGCGGGTTCAGTCGATTTGAGTCCTTGACCCTGGCCGCCCTGTCGGTGGGGGGAGCGCTCTTTCTTTGGGCCGTAATCAAGGTTTTGCGCGGGGTGCGGCATCCCTCCGATTTCTTCCTTTTCGGTTGGCTGGCGATCGGAACCGTTCAGATGGTCTACGTCATGCAATGGGTCGCCGCCCGCTATTACCTGACCCTTCTGGTCCCGGTCGTTTTCCTCAGCTATCGTCTCTGGCAGGAGCGGTTTTCCTTTTCCCCCGTTCGGTTGACCCGTCGGTGGGGCGGGGCCGCCGTGACGCTCTTTTTGTTCAGCCTGGGCCTCGGCGCGGGAGATTATTTTCAAGCGGAGACGAGCCGCCTCATCGCCCGGGACGCGACGCGGGACGGGTTGTTGTCGACGGGCCGGCGGGGATTTTTTCTTGGGGATTCCTTCACCTCCAGCTATTTGAAAACGGTGGGGTGGCGACCGGCTTTCAAGGACACGCACATGGTTCCGGGAGACCTGGTCCTCCAACAAGAAGTGATTATGCCTCCTTGGTGGTACCGCGCCGAAACCCATCGCCGCCGGCCTTTGGCGGTCTATGAATATACGTCCCGCTGGCCGCTCCGGGTCATGGACAACAAAGGCTCCGCCGGGTTTTACGCGTCGGCCTGGGGCGCTCTGCCCTTCACGTTCACGCGGGGGCCGCTGGAACGGTATACCCTTTACGAGATCCTCCCGGAGACTCCCCGTTGA
- a CDS encoding alpha/beta fold hydrolase, with translation MILPKFFVSSLHSVVRIVGALSCVLGFLYLTLCAFLYFGQERLLFFPQKVLQRLVYPFRGFFEEIFIEVPGARLNAVLFRAERSRGVVLYFHGNAGSLLTWEPVRWPFLTAGYDVLLMDYRGYGKSTGKIQSETQFLGDADAVYAWAKARYSEDRILLCGRSLGSGVAAHLARKNSPRLLLLESAYFSLLDMKRRLYPFVPDFLVRYQLRSDLWLREVRCPVSLIHGRADALVPHDSSVQLWPLIPRQGLFFLIDGAGHDDLSEFKEHDDAVAEILRQP, from the coding sequence ATGATTCTTCCGAAATTCTTCGTCTCCTCCCTTCATAGCGTCGTCCGTATCGTGGGCGCGCTGTCGTGCGTCTTGGGGTTCCTGTATCTGACCCTCTGCGCCTTTCTCTATTTCGGTCAAGAGCGCCTTCTGTTTTTCCCTCAAAAAGTCCTCCAGCGATTGGTCTATCCGTTCCGGGGTTTCTTCGAAGAGATTTTTATTGAAGTTCCCGGGGCTCGCCTGAACGCCGTCCTTTTTCGAGCCGAGCGCTCCCGCGGAGTCGTTCTTTATTTTCATGGGAACGCAGGGTCCCTCTTGACGTGGGAGCCCGTGCGTTGGCCTTTCTTGACCGCCGGCTACGACGTCCTTCTGATGGACTACCGGGGATATGGGAAAAGCACCGGAAAGATACAAAGCGAAACCCAGTTTTTGGGGGATGCCGATGCGGTTTACGCCTGGGCCAAGGCCCGGTATTCGGAGGACCGGATCCTCCTCTGCGGCCGTTCTCTGGGGTCCGGCGTGGCGGCCCACTTGGCCCGGAAAAACAGTCCCCGGCTCCTGCTTCTGGAATCCGCCTATTTCAGCCTGCTCGATATGAAGCGCCGGCTTTATCCTTTCGTCCCCGATTTCCTGGTGCGTTACCAACTCCGGTCGGACCTTTGGCTCCGGGAGGTCCGCTGTCCCGTGTCCCTCATCCATGGCCGAGCGGACGCGCTGGTGCCTCACGATTCCAGCGTCCAACTTTGGCCGTTGATTCCCCGCCAGGGTTTGTTCTTCCTCATCGACGGGGCCGGCCACGACGATTTGTCCGAGTTTAAGGAACACGACGATGCCGTGGCGGAGATCCTTCGCCAGCCATGA
- a CDS encoding sigma-70 family RNA polymerase sigma factor produces the protein MNHQDLVRGLIEHGKEAGFLTYEEISQKLPETNFTTEELDTLFGKLEEMGIDVVERGEDHGRAKHETHEEMGVPDVELDTQNSIRMYLSEMGKVPLLTREQEVSLARSIKDNEKILKLVVLESPITHREVQNWEQLLEADEMTPKELMPRGRRTASELSGMRRRVKTVVQFIIQAELRIDKIKLKLESKLPAQTVEELKAKINAERQVIVERIISLNLNQEKIRRLVNKIKSLGLKVREFEDETQRYEKRFKLPYQELKKLYQKVLAKKMPGAQFHKLTGYTTSGIESSMQNVETIQLRLQRMVRMLPVSANELLALDTRIRQLEEAILKDKLQLIKANLRLVVSIAKKHVGSNLELSDLIQEGGLGLIKAVEKFEWRRGFKFSTYATWWIRQSINRAIADQARTIRIPVHMKEVISKLTKVSRKFRQENGRDPTVEEYGKALRLSTDKVRQILKIMQEPISLTTPVGEEEDSVLEDFLEDKGDISPAHSANDSLRQQEVEKALATLSDREAEIIKLRFGIGTGYPRTLEELGRIFSVTRERVRQIEAKAIRKLRHPSRSRFLREYVE, from the coding sequence TTGAACCATCAAGACCTGGTACGTGGACTGATCGAACACGGCAAAGAAGCCGGTTTCCTGACCTATGAGGAAATCAGCCAGAAACTTCCCGAAACCAACTTCACCACCGAAGAGTTGGACACGCTCTTCGGAAAACTTGAAGAAATGGGGATCGACGTCGTTGAGCGCGGCGAAGACCACGGCCGCGCGAAACACGAAACCCACGAGGAAATGGGCGTTCCCGATGTGGAGTTGGACACCCAGAACTCCATCCGCATGTATCTTTCCGAGATGGGCAAGGTGCCTCTTCTGACGCGGGAACAGGAAGTCTCGCTGGCGCGGAGCATCAAAGACAACGAGAAGATCCTGAAGCTCGTCGTTTTGGAATCCCCCATCACGCACCGCGAGGTCCAGAACTGGGAGCAACTCTTGGAAGCCGACGAGATGACCCCCAAGGAGCTCATGCCCCGGGGCCGCCGTACGGCCTCCGAGCTTTCGGGCATGCGGCGGCGGGTGAAAACCGTGGTTCAATTCATCATCCAGGCCGAGCTTCGCATCGACAAGATCAAGCTGAAATTGGAAAGCAAGCTCCCCGCCCAGACGGTGGAGGAACTTAAGGCCAAGATCAACGCCGAGCGGCAGGTCATCGTTGAACGCATCATCAGCCTGAACCTGAATCAGGAAAAGATTCGCCGGCTGGTCAACAAGATCAAGAGCCTCGGGCTGAAAGTTCGTGAGTTCGAGGACGAGACCCAGCGTTACGAAAAAAGGTTCAAGCTCCCCTATCAGGAACTTAAAAAGCTTTACCAAAAAGTCCTGGCCAAGAAGATGCCCGGCGCCCAATTCCACAAGTTGACCGGCTACACCACGAGCGGCATCGAAAGTTCCATGCAGAATGTCGAGACCATCCAACTCCGACTCCAACGCATGGTGCGAATGCTTCCCGTGAGCGCCAACGAGCTGTTGGCTCTCGACACTCGAATTCGGCAGTTGGAAGAGGCCATCCTTAAAGACAAGCTTCAGTTGATCAAGGCCAACTTGCGGCTGGTGGTTTCCATCGCTAAAAAACACGTGGGGTCGAACTTGGAGCTGTCGGATTTGATCCAGGAAGGCGGCCTCGGTCTCATTAAAGCCGTCGAGAAATTCGAATGGAGGCGCGGGTTCAAGTTTTCCACCTACGCCACCTGGTGGATCCGGCAGAGCATCAACCGGGCCATCGCCGACCAGGCCCGCACCATCCGGATTCCGGTGCACATGAAAGAAGTGATTTCTAAACTCACCAAAGTCAGCCGCAAGTTCCGTCAGGAAAATGGCCGGGATCCGACCGTGGAGGAATACGGGAAGGCCCTCCGCCTATCGACGGACAAGGTTCGCCAGATCCTGAAGATCATGCAGGAGCCGATCTCCCTGACCACCCCCGTGGGAGAGGAAGAGGATTCGGTGTTGGAGGATTTTCTCGAGGACAAAGGGGATATTTCGCCCGCGCATTCGGCCAACGATTCCCTCCGCCAGCAGGAGGTGGAGAAAGCTTTGGCCACCTTGAGCGATCGGGAGGCTGAAATCATCAAGCTCCGGTTCGGCATCGGCACCGGCTACCCGCGCACCTTAGAAGAGCTGGGCCGCATCTTCAGCGTGACCCGCGAGCGCGTCCGCCAGATCGAAGCCAAAGCCATCCGCAAGCTTCGGCACCCCAGCCGAAGCCGATTCCTGCGGGAATACGTGGAATAG
- a CDS encoding histidine triad nucleotide-binding protein, giving the protein MIECLFCRIVQKEIPASVVFENDAVLAFKDLHPQAPVHALIIPKKHVARALDLSPEDAPLLGEIYQAAKKLADQFSVRETGFRLVVNNGPDAGQAVSHLHVHFLAGRRLGWPPG; this is encoded by the coding sequence GTGATCGAATGCCTCTTTTGCCGGATCGTCCAAAAAGAGATTCCGGCCAGCGTGGTTTTCGAAAACGATGCGGTTTTGGCGTTCAAGGATCTTCATCCCCAAGCGCCGGTGCACGCGCTGATTATCCCGAAGAAACATGTGGCGCGGGCCCTGGATTTGTCGCCGGAAGACGCGCCGCTTTTGGGGGAAATTTACCAGGCCGCCAAAAAGCTCGCCGATCAGTTTTCCGTGCGGGAAACCGGGTTTAGGCTCGTCGTGAACAACGGACCCGACGCGGGTCAGGCCGTGAGCCACTTGCACGTTCATTTTTTGGCGGGCCGCCGCCTCGGCTGGCCCCCCGGGTAG
- a CDS encoding ribonuclease HI family protein has protein sequence MGAPLWTAYCDGASRGNPGPASYGVVLCDPEGGVAAEIGERIGTNTNQVAEYEGLIRALTELLKRGATRAQVRTDSQFVVRQVSGEYRAKDARMIALLSRVKELERRFEKVDVVHIARSSHPHNQRADGLANEALDRK, from the coding sequence ATGGGGGCGCCCCTGTGGACCGCCTATTGCGACGGGGCCTCCCGGGGCAATCCCGGTCCGGCGTCTTATGGCGTGGTTCTTTGCGATCCCGAGGGCGGCGTGGCGGCCGAGATCGGCGAGCGGATCGGCACGAACACCAACCAAGTGGCGGAATACGAAGGGCTGATCCGAGCCCTGACGGAATTGTTGAAACGCGGGGCGACGCGCGCCCAGGTTCGGACCGACTCCCAATTTGTGGTGCGGCAGGTTTCCGGTGAATATCGGGCGAAAGACGCCCGCATGATCGCTCTCTTGTCCCGAGTCAAAGAACTGGAACGCCGCTTTGAAAAAGTGGACGTGGTCCACATCGCCCGGTCCAGCCATCCCCACAACCAGCGGGCCGACGGTTTGGCCAACGAAGCGCTGGACCGGAAATAG
- a CDS encoding 30S ribosomal protein S21, which produces MVFVKVRDGESIEEALRRFKRECERNGIMQEIKRREYYEPPSVKRKRKQAESRRKLRRRMARANRG; this is translated from the coding sequence ATGGTTTTCGTCAAAGTTCGTGATGGGGAATCCATCGAAGAAGCTCTTCGCCGGTTCAAGCGCGAATGCGAGCGCAACGGCATTATGCAGGAAATCAAACGGCGGGAATACTACGAGCCGCCTTCCGTCAAGCGGAAGCGCAAACAGGCCGAGTCCCGCCGTAAATTGCGCCGACGCATGGCGCGGGCGAACCGCGGGTAA
- a CDS encoding 16S rRNA (uracil(1498)-N(3))-methyltransferase, whose protein sequence is MPHFFVSPKSIRAGRFVLSVEESGHLARVLRKKAGDEIGLFDGVNHSYRGVLEVVTPERVEGRILAEASTAEEPYTLRLFQAVPKGDAFEWILEKATELGVAEIVPLQTRRSVAVVPADRWAAKKARWEKIVRAASAQCGRVEVPPISVPVDVAGALARLGPGETSLIPWEGEMERTLKAALASVDRVGRRPVVNVMIGPEGGFDPGEVAQVRVAGVVPVTLGPRILRTETAGIFAASAIFYELGL, encoded by the coding sequence GTGCCCCACTTTTTTGTTTCTCCCAAAAGTATTCGCGCCGGCCGGTTCGTCCTTTCGGTTGAAGAGTCCGGTCATTTGGCGCGGGTGTTGAGGAAAAAGGCCGGCGATGAAATTGGGCTTTTTGACGGAGTGAACCATTCCTATCGCGGGGTGTTGGAGGTCGTGACGCCGGAGCGGGTGGAGGGAAGGATTTTGGCGGAGGCTTCGACGGCGGAGGAGCCTTACACCCTTCGCTTGTTTCAGGCGGTTCCGAAGGGGGACGCTTTCGAGTGGATTTTGGAGAAGGCCACCGAGCTCGGCGTGGCCGAAATCGTTCCCCTGCAGACCCGGCGAAGCGTGGCCGTGGTCCCGGCGGACCGCTGGGCCGCGAAAAAAGCGCGCTGGGAAAAAATTGTCCGCGCGGCGTCGGCTCAATGCGGGCGCGTGGAAGTGCCTCCCATTTCAGTGCCGGTGGACGTGGCGGGGGCCCTCGCCCGGTTGGGGCCGGGGGAGACGTCTCTCATCCCCTGGGAGGGGGAAATGGAGCGGACGTTGAAAGCCGCGCTCGCTTCCGTCGATCGGGTCGGGCGGCGGCCGGTGGTAAATGTTATGATCGGGCCGGAAGGCGGCTTTGACCCCGGCGAAGTGGCCCAGGTTCGGGTCGCGGGCGTGGTGCCCGTGACGCTCGGCCCCCGGATTTTACGGACGGAAACCGCCGGGATCTTCGCCGCCTCCGCCATCTTTTATGAACTCGGACTCTAA
- a CDS encoding NAD(+)/NADH kinase, protein MLRRWLSSLGVRVLGSGQVSRAGAVVSLGGDGTLLAAARRAAPLGVPVLGVNLGRLGFLTATDVHRVRPVLKKLLAGRLTITNRMMLEVVPPRGPGRAVVNDCVIQGAAPGRVVRLSVSVNEEPLGTYVGDGLIVATPTGSTAYSLAAGGPIACPEMDLILLTPICPHSLSQRPVLIPPESVVEVRLEPRHPGEKIVVSLDGREPFTLGRGERVLVRRHRERLQILSERDHAFFGVLREKFLWGER, encoded by the coding sequence ATGCTTCGACGCTGGCTGTCCTCCCTGGGCGTTCGGGTTCTTGGATCGGGCCAGGTCTCGCGGGCGGGGGCGGTGGTTTCGTTGGGGGGGGACGGCACGCTGTTGGCGGCCGCTCGGCGCGCCGCTCCGCTGGGCGTTCCGGTGTTGGGGGTCAACCTCGGTCGGCTCGGTTTTCTCACCGCGACGGATGTGCATCGGGTGCGCCCCGTTCTGAAAAAACTTTTGGCCGGGCGTTTGACGATCACGAACCGGATGATGTTGGAGGTCGTTCCTCCCCGGGGCCCGGGCCGGGCCGTGGTCAACGATTGCGTGATTCAAGGGGCCGCTCCCGGCCGGGTGGTACGCCTTTCCGTGAGCGTGAACGAGGAGCCCCTCGGGACCTACGTCGGGGACGGGTTGATCGTGGCCACGCCCACGGGGTCCACCGCTTATTCCTTGGCGGCCGGGGGACCGATCGCTTGCCCGGAAATGGATTTGATTTTGCTCACGCCGATTTGCCCGCACAGCCTGAGCCAGCGGCCTGTCTTGATTCCTCCGGAAAGCGTGGTGGAGGTGCGGCTGGAACCGCGCCATCCCGGGGAAAAAATAGTCGTTTCGCTGGACGGAAGGGAGCCCTTCACGCTGGGGCGCGGGGAACGGGTTCTGGTCCGCCGCCATCGGGAGAGGCTTCAGATTCTTTCCGAGCGGGACCACGCCTTTTTCGGGGTCTTGCGGGAAAAATTTTTGTGGGGAGAGCGCTGA
- a CDS encoding MiaB/RimO family radical SAM methylthiotransferase translates to MAFGRAVPAPVKVSFQTFGCKANQYDTELLRARLESGGGVSVDDHREADLCLVNSCSVTAKADQECRQFVRRLLRENPKARVVVTGCYASHAPESLRSLSPRVEVYSNKEKEGLPACLGFEVAPEVWGLSRFAHRARAFVKIQDGCKAPCRYCIIPQTRPDYWSKPVDHVLKEVRTLVDAGHGEIVFTGIRLGLYRGRSPEGKSEGLAALLARVVALSGRFRVRLSSLEVTEIPDELIHLAAGTDKVCAHFHIPLQSADDGVLKDMGRWYRFADYEDRVRTVRRFLPDAAVTADVLTGFPTESEAAFETTLGRIEGLNLTGLHAFPYSPRPGTPAAELEPLDRAILQKRTRRLISLSESLTARFRDRFRGTTRTALAEGTGEGWTDNYLRVSLPAEVPAGTLVPSTL, encoded by the coding sequence GTGGCTTTTGGGCGCGCGGTTCCGGCCCCGGTGAAAGTTTCTTTTCAAACCTTCGGGTGTAAAGCGAACCAGTACGATACGGAGCTTCTCCGGGCGAGGCTGGAGTCCGGCGGGGGCGTTTCCGTCGACGATCACCGGGAGGCGGACCTTTGCCTGGTCAACTCCTGCTCGGTGACGGCCAAGGCCGACCAGGAATGCCGACAGTTTGTTCGGCGGTTACTGCGGGAAAACCCCAAGGCCCGCGTGGTGGTGACCGGCTGTTACGCCAGCCATGCCCCGGAATCGCTTCGTTCCCTTTCCCCCCGCGTCGAGGTTTATTCCAATAAGGAAAAAGAAGGTCTTCCCGCCTGCCTAGGGTTTGAAGTGGCCCCCGAGGTGTGGGGCCTCTCCCGGTTTGCCCACCGCGCCCGGGCCTTCGTCAAAATTCAAGACGGATGCAAGGCGCCCTGCCGTTATTGCATCATCCCCCAAACGAGGCCGGACTACTGGAGCAAGCCCGTCGACCACGTGCTGAAAGAAGTCCGGACGCTGGTCGACGCCGGCCATGGAGAAATCGTTTTCACCGGCATTCGGCTGGGTCTTTACCGCGGGCGGTCGCCCGAGGGAAAATCCGAGGGGTTGGCGGCTCTTTTGGCCCGCGTCGTCGCGCTGTCCGGGCGGTTTCGGGTGCGGCTATCGTCTTTGGAAGTCACCGAAATTCCCGATGAGTTGATCCATCTCGCGGCCGGGACGGACAAGGTCTGCGCCCATTTCCACATCCCTCTTCAGTCGGCCGACGACGGCGTTCTCAAAGACATGGGCCGTTGGTATCGGTTTGCCGACTACGAAGACCGGGTTCGGACGGTGCGCCGGTTTCTGCCCGACGCCGCGGTGACCGCCGACGTGTTGACCGGGTTTCCGACAGAATCGGAAGCGGCGTTTGAAACCACCCTGGGCCGTATCGAAGGCTTGAACCTGACCGGCCTGCACGCGTTCCCCTATTCTCCTCGGCCAGGCACCCCCGCGGCCGAACTTGAACCCCTGGACCGGGCCATTCTTCAGAAACGCACGCGGCGGCTCATCTCTCTGTCCGAGTCTTTGACCGCCCGCTTCCGGGACCGTTTTCGCGGCACCACCCGGACGGCCCTCGCCGAAGGCACGGGCGAGGGTTGGACCGACAACTACCTCCGCGTCTCCCTCCCCGCCGAGGTCCCCGCAGGCACCCTCGTTCCCTCTACCCTTTAG